The stretch of DNA gaaaaaatgaattaaaagaatttgataATTAAGAAGTGAAGACAAGTGTCGAAAATATATGATGCCAAATGTCATCGTGGTATGCAAAGTTAggaaaaaaccttctcatattatataatgtCATCGTGGTATGCAAAGTTAggaaaaaaccttctcatattatataagatttaattaattataaacaagCACACTACTTAAGATCCATATTTCAGAGAATCCAATAAATTATCAAGTTAAATATATTGCAAAGTACCATGACAAAACATCTaaatttgaagattatgagAGTTAGCCTTCAAATTCCATTACGAATTTAAAATGCAAAAGATCCAAAGAAACTGTCAAGGTGCAGCTGCTAATGTAATCAAAGTAAGAattcaaaagaaagagatgaaaatgtATCAAAATAACTTGTTAATCAAAACACATAGATCAAAAGACTATAATAATCCACGTAATCGGGGACAAGGGGAGAAATCGGCATACAAATCATCCCAGTAACCTTCATGATCATCTCCATCATTATAATCAAAATCACCATCGGCAGTACGTGAGCAACCTGTAGGACAAATCACTTGACTCTTCTTCCATTCAACTCCACATCTGTAGCAAAACTGATACCCAcatctacaaaaaaacataaaagagatTATAAAACTGTAAATATTTAGTCTCAAATTATATCTTAATtgctttaaaatatatatatatatatatatatatatatatatatatatatatatatatatatatatatatatatatatatatatatatatatatatatatatatatatatatatatatatatatatatatatatatatatatatatatatatatatatatatatatatatatatatatatatatatatatatatatatatatatatatatatatatatatatatatatatatatatatatatatatatatatatatatatatatatatatatatatatatatatatatatatatatatatatatatatatatatatatatatatatatatatatatatatatatatatatatatatatatatatatatatatatatatatatatacctgcaaATCATGTGGTTGCAGCCTAGATTAAGCTCAATTAAATGTCGACATTTGACACATTGGCGCCATTTTTGGTTCTGTGCTAGAGACTTAAGCTTCAAGTCATCATCAACTAGAGTGTAAGGGTGAAGTTCTTGGTACTCAGTACACGACAAACCAGAATGTGATGGTACTTTACAATCAATGCAAAAGAGTCCAGCACATTTGACACATGCTGCATCATTCGATTGATCAGATCGAGAAATCGCAGTTTTGGACATCAACGTTGAGCAGTTTAGATAGGGGCAATAGATTCTCTCAGCTACGGGAATGGAATCCTCTTTCATCTTGTGTTTCCACATTTGAATCACCTTAGGTTTCAAAACCTTGCTACAGTATTTAAGACTCAGCTCTAACTTGCATTCATTATCAAGGCATGTGGGCACAGTTCCGTTTTGCAGTTTCACTTCCACAAACTGATTAACACAAGGAAAACAATAACGGTGAAGGCATTTACCGACAAAGAACATGCGATCGACCATGGTTTCTTCCAGACAAATGACACAAACTTCTCCCTTAACTTCCGAGGCGGTGCTGGTTTGAGAAACAATCGCCTCTTTtgcaagattaaaaacaaacttGATATTGTTTCTACAAACTAGAATAGCTCTACTAGAATCAAATTTTTCTAGAAGGCGATAGACTTGTTCCAATAGTTGTTCGACAACTCTTTCCTTCTTAGGATCACATTTACCAATCATTATCTGCATTAAAAATTAGATTCATTCTAGTTAAACCGATATATTTCGCCGATGCAGATTATAATCAAAGTCATCATCACATAAC from Camelina sativa cultivar DH55 chromosome 9, Cs, whole genome shotgun sequence encodes:
- the LOC104715288 gene encoding probable E3 ubiquitin-protein ligase rbrA translates to MERYEVGFVSKKQRVTKSSSAKYVDTVVYKLYFKGLVSNDIAADITAEHNGKKMAMAGFGVVICNQKDELLFEIKEPVNDAKINIERVEIRALVRGLSEALDLGIKKLVIYCDDSSIYQNIMIGKCDPKKERVVEQLLEQVYRLLEKFDSSRAILVCRNNIKFVFNLAKEAIVSQTSTASEVKGEVCVICLEETMVDRMFFVGKCLHRYCFPCVNQFVEVKLQNGTVPTCLDNECKLELSLKYCSKVLKPKVIQMWKHKMKEDSIPVAERIYCPYLNCSTLMSKTAISRSDQSNDAACVKCAGLFCIDCKVPSHSGLSCTEYQELHPYTLVDDDLKLKSLAQNQKWRQCVKCRHLIELNLGCNHMICRCGYQFCYRCGVEWKKSQVICPTGCSRTADGDFDYNDGDDHEGYWDDLYADFSPCPRLRGLL